One genomic window of Syngnathoides biaculeatus isolate LvHL_M chromosome 13, ASM1980259v1, whole genome shotgun sequence includes the following:
- the LOC133510872 gene encoding aquaporin-1-like, producing the protein MREFKSKAFWRAVLAELVGMTLFIFLSIAAAIGKPGDPGQEVKVSLAFGLAIATLAQSLGHVSGAHLNPAVTLGMLASCQISVFRAVMYVVAQMLGSALASGILYGARPAATDALGLNQLSGITPSQGVGIELLATFQLVLCVIAVTDKRRRDVSGSAPLAIGLSVCLGHLAAISFTGCGINPARTFGPALILNDFSNHWVYWVGPMCGGVAAALVYDFLLSPKFDNFPERIRVLVSGPADDYDVNGGNDASTVEMATK; encoded by the exons ATGAGGGAGTTCAAGAGCAAAGCCTTCTGGAGGGCCGTCCTGGCCGAACTGGTGGGCATGACCCTGTTCATCTTCCTCAGCATCGCGGCGGCCATCGGCAAGCCCGGCGATCCGGGTCAAGAGGTCAAGGTGTCGCTGGCCTTCGGGCTGGCCATCGCCACGCTGGCGCAGAGCCTGGGCCACGTCAGCGGCGCCCACCTCAACCCGGCCGTCACGCTGGGCATGCTGGCCAGCTGCCAGATCAGCGTGTTCCGGGCCGTCATGTACGTCGTGGCCCAGATGCTGGGCTCGGCCCTGGCCAGCGGCATTCTGTACGGAGCGCGGCCCGCCGCCACCGACGCGCTGGGCCTCAATCAG CTGAGCGGCATCACCCCCAGTCAGGGCGTGGGCATCGAACTACTGGCCACCTTCCAGCTTGTCCTCTGTGTCATCGCCGTGACTGATAAAAGGCGACGCGACGTCAGCGGCTCCGCCCCCTTGGCCATCGGCCTCTCCGTGTGCCTGGGACACTTGGCGGCG ATCAGTTTCACTGGCTGCGGAATCAATCCCGCACGCACCTTCGGTCCGGCTTTGATCCTGAACGACTTCAGCAACCACTGG GTGTACTGGGTGGGGCCCATGTGCGGCGGCGTGGCGGCGGCCCTCGTGTACGACTTCCTCTTGTCGCCCAAGTTCGACAACTTCCCCGAACGCATCCGGGTGCTGGTGAGCGGCCCGGCGGACGACTACGACGTCAACGGCGGCAACGACGCCTCCACCGTGGAGATGGCTACGAAATAA
- the thoc1 gene encoding THO complex subunit 1, with protein sequence MSPPLFDFVEAKDKLTESAKRSLGDKSSKAIINAFHHIPGNETEKKTTLDQAFRGVLGEQIVAQASSCEEYLSLIYMSIDAVTEGICSATTPFVLLGDVLDSLPLDQCDNIFSFVEENVSTWKSNSFYTAGKNYLLRMCNDLLRRLSKSQNTVFCGRIQLFLARLFPLSEKSGLNLQSQFNLDNITVFNKNEDESTFGLKHTEEKEDNMEVEEGEMGEDEAPASCSIPIDYNLYRKFWTLQDYFRNPVQCYDKVSWVTFLKYSDETLAVFKSFKLDDNQASKRKLEELRASGGGEHVYFAKFLTSEKLMDLQLSDSNFRRHILLQYLILFQYLKGQVKFKSSSCLLNDDQAAWIEETTKLVYQLLREIPPDGDKFATMVERILNTEENWIAWKNEGCPSFVKERAADDKPKRPARKRAAPEDFLGKGPDRKIFMGNDELTRLWNLNLDNTEACKSDSREFMPSLDEFFAEAIEQADPVNMVEEEYKVVRNPNYGWRALRLLSRRSPHFFQPTNQKFNSLADYLDSMVSKLAKELPKDIPSEEIKTGEEDDDENGDNLLKDGNDSPSMPSKMVSNQQMDDVAAKLGGRWKSLASHLEMRAAELREIEAESEDADIRAKLLLVTWQDREGAQATVESLVAALNAAGFAKMADELSEA encoded by the exons ATGTCGCCACCCTTGTTTGATTTTGTCGAAGCTAAAGACAAGCTTACG GAATCCGCCAAGCGATCGCTGGGCGACAAAAGCAGCAAAGCAATAATAAACGCTTTCCATCACATTCCCGGGAA TGAGACCGAAAAGAAGACGACACTGGACCAAGCTTTTCGGGGGGTTCTCGGGGAGCAGATC GTGGCGCAGGCGTCGAGCTGTGAGGAGTACCTGTCTCTTATCTACATGAGCATAGATGCAGTCACTGAAG GCATCTGCTCGGCCACGACGCCTTTCGTGCTGCTGGGGGACGTGCTGGACAGTCTTCCTCTGGACCAGTGCGACAACATCTTCTCCTTCGTGGAGGAGAACGTGTCCACATGGAAATct AACTCATTCTACACCGCTGGCAAGAACTACCTCTTGAGAATGTGTAATG ATCTTCTACGGCGCCTGTCCAAGTCTCAAAACACGGTTTTCTGCGGACGGATTCAGCTTTTCTTGGCTCGTCTCTTTCCGCTGTCGGAGAAGtccg GTCTGAATCTCCAGAGTCAGTTCAACCTGGACAACATCACAGTGTtcaacaaaaatgaagatgaaagCACTTTCGGACTCAAG CAcacggaagagaaggaagacAACATGGAGGTGGAGGAAGGGGAGATGGGGGAAGACGAAGCGCCCGCGTCGTG CTCCATCCCCATCGACTACAACCTGTACAGAAAGTTCTGGACGCTGCAGGACTACTTCAGGAACCCGGTCCAGTGCTACGACAAAGTGTCCTGGGTGACCTTCCTCAAG TACTCGGACGAGACGCTGGCCGTCTTCAAGAGCTTCAAGCTGGACGACAACCAGGCCTCCAAGAGGAAGCTGGAGGAACTGCGGGCGTCCGGCGGGGGGGAGCACGTCTACTTCGCCAAATTCCTCACCAGCGAGAAG CTGATGGACTTGCAGCTGAGCGACAGCAACTTCCGCCGTCACATCCTGCTGCAGTACTTGATCCTCTTCCAGTACCTCAAAGGACAAGTCAAGTTCAAAAG CTCCAGCTGCTTGCTGAACGACGACCAGGCCGCGTGGATCGAGGAAACCACCAAGCTGGTTTACCAG cttCTCCGAGAGATTCCTCCCGACGGGGACAAGTTCGCCACCATGGTGGAG CGCATCCTCAACACTGAGGAAAACTGGATCGCTTGGAAAAACGAGGGCTGTCCGAGCTTCGTGAAAGAGCG GGCGGCCGACGATAAACCCAAGCGGCCCGCCAGGAAGCGAGCGGCTCCCGAAGACTTCCTGGGAAAAGGGCCGGACAGAAAGATCTTCATGGGAAA tGACGAGCTGACTCGCCTTTGGAACTTAAACCTGGACAACACGGAAGCCTGCAAGTCAGACAGCAG GGAGTTCATGCCCTCGCTGGACGAATTCTTCGCCGAGGCCATAGAGCAGGCCGACCCCGTCAACATGGTGGAGGAAGAGTACAA AGTCGTCCGGAACCCAAACTACGGCTGGCGGGCGTTGCGACTGCTCTCCAGAAGGAGCCCGCACTTCTTTCAGCCCACCAACCAGAAGTTCAACAGCCTGGCCGACTACCTGGACAGCATGGTCAGCAAGCTGGCCAAGGAGCTGCCC AAGGACATCCCGTCGGAGGAGATCAAGACGggcgaggaggacgacgacgaaaACGGAGACAATCTGCTCAAAGACGGCAACGACA gcccGAGCATGCCGAGCAAGATGGTGAGCAACCAGCAGATGGACGACGTGGCGGCCAAGCTGGGCGGCCGCTGGAAGTCGCTGGCCTCGCACTTGGAGATGCGGGCGGCCGAGCTGCGCGAGATCGAGGCCGAGAGCGAGGACGCCGACATCCGGGCCAAGCTCCTGCTGGTCACCTGGCAGGACCGGGAAGGGGCGCAGGCCACCGTGGAGAGCCTGGTGGCGGCCCTCAACGCCGCCGGCttcgccaaaatggcggacgaACTCAGCGAAGCTTGA